CCGGATTATGGAAAAGTATAACCAGGATTCAGTCACCGCGTCGCGGATCCTGGCGGAACAAGATCAGCAGCGGGAACGCTTTCACTCCCGGTTTCTTGGGGTGGACTGGCGCAATCCCTGCCTTTATCATATCGTCTTAAACACGGCTTGGTATGACCTCCCGGAAGCCGGAGAATTATTTCTGAAAGCTATTCAGGGCTCCAGAGAAGCGCCGGACACCGGAATGGGGCAGGAGCTTCGTCCCCGGAGTCAGGACCTGGTCAGGAAAAAGATCCTGTTTTCACATCCCTCCGAAGGCGAATTTGCCCGGATACTGAACTTTTACGGTATTAGGTGGCTTTATGAGCCCCGGACCTTTCCTTTAGAATGGGACGGAGAGGGAAATGTCGTCGAAGCCTTCTCGCCTGATTTCTATCTTCCCGATTTTGATCTCTTCATTGAATTGACGACGCAAAGGCAAAAGCTAGTCTGGAAAAAAAACCGAAAAGTCAGGAGACTGAAAGAATTGTACCCCGAGGTCAAGGTGAAAGTGATTTATTCCAGAGACTACAGCCATTTACTGAGTAAATTCGGTGTCGAGGAACATTGATGTGGATACCCGCCTGGGACAGCGTGTCTTCACCCGTGGGGAAATTGAAACACGAGTCCGGGAAATTGCCATCGCGATCGCTGAGGATTACCGAGACCGCCGGCCGATCCTGATCGGGATTTTACGCGGCGCAGTGTATTTTACTGTCGACATTACCCGGCAGCTCGCGATT
This Atribacteraceae bacterium DNA region includes the following protein-coding sequences:
- a CDS encoding cytidylate kinase family protein; translation: MKKIVVVTISRETESLGDEIADYIAQKMDFQLIGRERVDELVRERGKGFPETIDDQNSITEWLREVRELIIELSATRPVLFLGRGGQKIFDNMPDTFHALVVSSPEIRIRRIMEKYNQDSVTASRILAEQDQQRERFHSRFLGVDWRNPCLYHIVLNTAWYDLPEAGELFLKAIQGSREAPDTGMGQELRPRSQDLVRKKILFSHPSEGEFARILNFYGIRWLYEPRTFPLEWDGEGNVVEAFSPDFYLPDFDLFIELTTQRQKLVWKKNRKVRRLKELYPEVKVKVIYSRDYSHLLSKFGVEEH